A genome region from Coprococcus phoceensis includes the following:
- a CDS encoding CD1871A family CXXC motif-containing protein produces the protein MKSEKASQILLLTAGLVLFFGGIFRGEAAVVLSKAIKLCMECVGIG, from the coding sequence ATGAAATCTGAAAAAGCATCACAGATTCTTTTACTTACAGCCGGTCTGGTTCTTTTCTTTGGCGGAATTTTCCGCGGCGAAGCCGCTGTAGTACTCAGCAAAGCAATAAAATTATGTATGGAGTGTGTCGGAATTGGATAA
- a CDS encoding 4Fe-4S binding protein translates to MDKKMKSNKNPLVRFRGWIQAAATLLTNIHIPNLFKGKIYQGNVKTMCVPGLNCYSCPAATGACPIGAFQAVVGSSKFKFTYYITGFFILLGVLLGRFICGFLCPFGWFQDLLHKIPGKKFSTAKLKPLRYLKYVILVVFVILLPAFVTNSLGMGDPFFCKYICPQGVLEGAIPLALANSGIRAALGHLFTFKFTILALFIILSILFYRPFCKWICPLGAIYSLFNKVSFLKIQVDHEKCVGCQKCSRVCKMDVNVVDTPNHPECIRCGECMKACPTDAICYHYGFSNKKKADNK, encoded by the coding sequence TTGGATAAGAAAATGAAATCAAACAAAAACCCTCTGGTCCGCTTCCGCGGATGGATTCAGGCAGCTGCTACACTACTGACCAACATTCACATCCCGAATCTGTTTAAAGGGAAAATTTATCAGGGAAATGTAAAAACGATGTGCGTCCCGGGACTAAACTGTTACTCTTGTCCTGCCGCCACAGGTGCCTGTCCGATTGGAGCTTTTCAAGCCGTGGTCGGTTCTTCAAAATTCAAATTTACCTACTACATCACCGGATTTTTCATCCTGTTAGGTGTTCTGTTAGGACGGTTTATCTGTGGATTCCTCTGTCCGTTTGGATGGTTCCAGGATCTGCTGCATAAGATTCCGGGCAAGAAATTTTCCACCGCAAAACTGAAGCCTCTGCGGTATCTGAAATATGTGATTCTGGTCGTCTTTGTTATACTACTTCCGGCATTTGTAACCAATTCACTTGGTATGGGAGATCCTTTCTTCTGCAAATACATTTGCCCACAGGGCGTACTTGAAGGCGCAATTCCGCTGGCACTTGCCAACTCAGGAATCCGTGCCGCACTCGGACATTTATTTACATTTAAGTTCACAATCCTTGCGCTTTTCATCATCCTGAGCATCTTGTTTTACCGTCCATTTTGTAAATGGATCTGCCCGCTGGGTGCTATTTATTCACTGTTTAACAAGGTATCTTTTCTTAAGATTCAGGTTGATCATGAGAAATGTGTTGGCTGCCAGAAATGTAGTCGTGTCTGTAAGATGGATGTCAATGTAGTAGACACACCAAACCATCCGGAGTGTATCCGATGCGGAGAATGTATGAAAGCCTGTCCGACTGATGCAATCTGCTATCATTACGGATTTTCAAACAAAAAAAAGGCTGACAATAAATAA
- a CDS encoding IS630 family transposase — protein sequence MPALSYSITISDEESAYLKSLIKTRTIQAQVVDRARILLWKSEAKTDKAIADGLGISVNTVRRCIDRYLNGGINLAIFDNDRSGRPVEITDDAKSWIISIACQKPCDLGYAAELWTLAALHKHIQAHAEEAGYPRLKTVTKPWLQKYLKKMDIKPFKIKYYLERKDPDFENKMHDVLLVYKQVEMQFGDDGTITIPENGHLTHTISYDEKPGIQAVANKYPDHNPTEEKGYIRRDYEYVRLGTLSLLAGIDLLTGNAIPLVSQTHKSSDFIEFLKILDAKYPKSDTIRLILDNHSAHTSKETRRYLAGLPEDRFVFVFTPTHTSWLNMIESFFSKMTKQMLKGIRVNSKDELAERIYRYFDEINAEPIVYHWTYKMDEIDPDEAATI from the coding sequence ATGCCAGCATTATCTTATAGTATAACAATATCAGATGAGGAATCTGCCTATCTGAAATCACTGATTAAAACCAGGACTATCCAAGCACAGGTTGTTGACCGTGCACGCATCCTGCTATGGAAGTCTGAAGCCAAAACAGACAAAGCCATTGCAGATGGCCTGGGCATTAGTGTAAATACTGTCCGGCGTTGTATTGACCGTTATCTCAACGGTGGAATTAATTTGGCCATATTTGATAACGACCGTTCCGGTCGCCCGGTTGAGATTACCGACGATGCAAAATCATGGATTATCAGTATAGCCTGCCAAAAGCCCTGCGATCTTGGTTATGCCGCGGAATTATGGACACTGGCGGCACTGCACAAACACATACAGGCACATGCGGAAGAAGCTGGCTATCCACGCTTAAAGACAGTTACCAAACCATGGCTTCAAAAATATCTCAAAAAGATGGATATAAAACCATTCAAAATCAAGTATTATCTTGAGCGGAAAGACCCTGATTTTGAGAATAAGATGCATGACGTTCTCCTAGTTTACAAACAGGTTGAGATGCAGTTTGGCGATGATGGAACGATCACCATACCAGAAAATGGGCATTTGACACATACTATTTCCTATGATGAAAAACCCGGCATTCAGGCTGTTGCCAACAAATATCCTGATCATAATCCGACAGAGGAAAAGGGGTATATCCGCCGGGATTATGAGTATGTGCGGCTTGGAACGCTGTCTTTGCTTGCAGGAATTGATCTTCTGACGGGGAATGCAATTCCGTTGGTCAGCCAGACACACAAAAGTTCTGATTTTATCGAGTTTCTAAAGATTCTCGATGCAAAATACCCAAAAAGTGACACAATACGGTTGATACTGGACAATCATTCAGCGCATACATCAAAGGAAACACGCCGGTATCTTGCAGGGTTACCGGAAGACAGATTTGTGTTTGTATTTACACCGACACACACCTCATGGCTGAACATGATCGAAAGCTTCTTCAGCAAGATGACAAAACAGATGTTAAAGGGCATTCGTGTTAATTCAAAGGATGAATTGGCAGAGCGAATATACCGCTACTTCGATGAAATCAATGCTGAGCCAATCGTCTATCATTGGACATATAAAATGGATGAAATTGATCCTGATGAAGCAGCAACTATTTAA
- a CDS encoding TlpA disulfide reductase family protein, which produces MKNKTLRTNSMKLKKVIAASLAISVLFAFTGCGSSSSTNNTNTKQESSSTTETGSADELNEKLNDLYQQENQLFADHKDAWDKAFGLMNKNAAGDAMSENYADSLASTVESNKDSFSEEEYETLCKDIETIRGIEEEIAKLEKEIAASDSSDSSSSKSDESTAVFKAFKGKDLDGNDVDDSLFAKNKVTVVNFWFSGCKPCVGELSKLNELNEKLKEMGGEVVGINTDTLDNNEAGIKEAKEILKAQGASYKNLTFDSNSTVGKYAGNIMAFPTTVLVDKDGNIIGEPFMGGIDDQSNYDQLMKQIQSVLDQK; this is translated from the coding sequence ATGAAAAACAAAACACTTAGAACAAACTCAATGAAATTAAAAAAGGTAATTGCTGCATCCCTTGCCATTTCTGTACTTTTTGCGTTTACAGGCTGCGGAAGCTCTTCCTCAACAAACAATACAAACACAAAACAGGAATCTTCTTCCACAACAGAAACTGGCAGCGCAGACGAGCTGAACGAAAAACTGAACGACCTTTACCAGCAGGAAAACCAGCTTTTTGCTGATCACAAAGATGCATGGGACAAAGCCTTTGGTCTTATGAACAAGAACGCTGCCGGTGATGCCATGAGCGAAAACTATGCTGATTCCCTCGCAAGCACAGTGGAATCTAACAAAGACTCTTTCTCTGAAGAAGAATATGAAACTCTGTGCAAAGACATCGAGACAATCCGCGGAATTGAAGAAGAAATTGCCAAGCTTGAGAAAGAGATTGCTGCATCCGATTCCTCTGACAGTTCTTCCTCCAAATCAGACGAATCCACAGCTGTATTCAAAGCTTTCAAAGGAAAAGATCTGGATGGAAACGATGTAGATGACAGTCTTTTCGCTAAAAACAAAGTTACAGTTGTAAACTTCTGGTTCAGTGGATGCAAGCCATGTGTCGGAGAGCTCTCTAAGCTGAATGAATTAAATGAGAAACTCAAAGAAATGGGTGGCGAAGTTGTTGGTATCAACACGGATACTTTAGACAACAATGAAGCGGGAATCAAAGAAGCAAAAGAAATTCTGAAAGCTCAGGGCGCTTCCTACAAGAACCTGACTTTCGATTCTAATTCAACAGTTGGAAAATATGCTGGAAACATCATGGCATTCCCTACAACCGTTCTCGTAGATAAAGACGGAAATATCATTGGCGAGCCATTCATGGGCGGAATCGATGATCAGTCAAACTACGATCAGCTGATGAAACAGATCCAGTCCGTACTTGACCAGAAATAA